In Geothermobacter hydrogeniphilus, the genomic window CAACGGCTTCCTCTGGCAGGAGACCGCCATGGGCGTGGCTCTGAACATGGACAATCTGCACCTCTCCTGGATGCGCGGCAAGGAAGCTATCACTTCCTCCGGCGACAGCTGGGGCGACAACGACCTCGACGCCCTGACCGCCCGCTACGACCTGAAGCAGGACAACGTCAAGGCCGGCTTCTTCGCCAGCTACATGTTCGAAGGTGCCCCGACCGGTACCGCTGCGCTTGATCCCGCCATCTACGAGATCAAGTCCTTCGGCACCGCCGAGCTCAATGTTCTGGCGATCGGTACCGACGGCTCCTTCAGCACCCCGACCGGTGCCGGCGACTTCTTCGTCAAGTGGGACGCCATCTATGAGAACGGCAGCATCGACAACTACCAGACCACCAACGGTGCCCAGGACGTCGACCTGTCCGCCTACCTGGTGCATGCCGACGTCGGCCTGAACCTCGGCAAGACCCGCCTGACCTACACTGGCTGGTACGCTTCCGGTGACGACAACTCCGCTGACCAGGACCTCGACGCCTTCCTGTCGGTTGACGTCGACCGTTTCGACAGCGTCGTGCTGTTCGAGGGCGGCTACACCGATGACAACGCCCCGACCGAAATGCCCTACCTGCTCGACAAGGGCTTCATCATGAACAAGGTCGCCGTTGACCACAAGGCCACCGACAAGCTGACCGTCGGCGGCGCCGTGCTCTACATGCTGACCGCTGAAGACATCACCTACTCCGTGGGTAGTGTCAACTATGCCAGCGACACCATCGGCGTGGAAGTTGACGCCTATGTCAAGTACAAGCTCTACCCGAACTGCGAAGTGGCTCTGAACGCCGGCTACCTGGCCGCCGACGATGCCATGGACTACTGGGAAGTTGAGCAGAACGGCAAGGCCGACGAGGACATTTTCCGCACCACCGCCCGCGTCCGCTACAAGTTCTGATTTGCTCAAGCAGTCTTTTTTATGCTAATTCTCAAGGCCGGGCCGAGTGCCCGGCCTTTTTTTCACCGATCCATGACCCAAGTGAAGGAGTCCGCGGGAGGCGCGGGATCCCTTGTCAACGCTGTCCTTGATTTGGGTGAAGGACCGGTAGGAAAACAAGAGAAGGGAAACGTCGAGATATGCGAAGATTGATGTTGGCAATCGTTTGTTCGATCGGTCTGCTTTCTGCCGCCGGCAACGCCGCGGCGGTGGACCTGGTGGCGGCCGTCGGCCATGACCTCGCCCCCGCTTCAGGGTACGTGATCATGCCGGTTGACGGCCAGTATCTCATCGACCTGGACGCGAGCCGCGGCACCAGGGTCGGAGACCTGATCAGTGTGATCAAGCCCGGGGAACGCGTGGTTCATCCGGTGACCGGCAAGATCCTCGGCAGCCTTGACGAGGTGACCGCGGTTCTCAAGGTGACCCGGGTCAAGAATGGTTATTCCTATGCCGAAGTGGTTGATGAGCGGGAAAAGATCAGCAACGGGGCCGTCTGCAGACGTTTTTCGGCGCTGAGTGCCGCCCTGGTCGGCGGTGACCGGGAGTTTTACGATGCGCTCCGCAAGGCCCTGCCGGATCTGGAATGGCAGGGGCAGTTTGTTGCCGGGGAGCAGCCCGAGGTCGACCTGGTCTTTGCCCTGACCGGGGATACCCTCAACCTGATGGACGCCAGGGGCGGCAGGGTGCGCGGTTATGATCTCAAGCTTTTCGACGCCGTGCCGACCAAAAAAGCCAAGACAGGTGCGCCGCCGCCGGTGGTTCCGACGCCGGCTCCGCGGGTGACATCGGTTCCTGTTCCCGCCCCGGTACCGGTGCCGGTGGTGAAAGGCTCGCTGCAGACCGCTCCCGCCGGGCGCGGCGTGGTTGATTACGGCCGTTTCGGCAACCTCGGAGAACTCGCGGAACGGGTGCGGATGGCCGCTTTTCATCGTGCCGGAAAGGACCTGCTGATGGCCACGGTGGATGGAAAGAGTCTGCGGGTTTACCGCGTGACGGATGGTCCGCGGCTGGTTGGCGAAACGCGGGTCGGCAAAGGCGTTGTCCAGCCGCTGACCGTCGCCTGGTGGCAGCCGCAGGCCAACGGGCGCCTCTTCCTGGTGGTCAGCGGGGCCGAGGAAGATGATCGCAATTACGGTAATGAAGTCTATACCCGGATGGCCGGGGCGGTGATCGAGTGGCGGGACGGCAAGCTGGTGCCCGTCGTCAATCGGCTGCGCTGGTTTCTCGGCAGTTACGACCGGGACGGG contains:
- a CDS encoding FG-GAP repeat domain-containing protein; the encoded protein is MLAIVCSIGLLSAAGNAAAVDLVAAVGHDLAPASGYVIMPVDGQYLIDLDASRGTRVGDLISVIKPGERVVHPVTGKILGSLDEVTAVLKVTRVKNGYSYAEVVDEREKISNGAVCRRFSALSAALVGGDREFYDALRKALPDLEWQGQFVAGEQPEVDLVFALTGDTLNLMDARGGRVRGYDLKLFDAVPTKKAKTGAPPPVVPTPAPRVTSVPVPAPVPVPVVKGSLQTAPAGRGVVDYGRFGNLGELAERVRMAAFHRAGKDLLMATVDGKSLRVYRVTDGPRLVGETRVGKGVVQPLTVAWWQPQANGRLFLVVSGAEEDDRNYGNEVYTRMAGAVIEWRDGKLVPVVNRLRWFLGSYDRDGDGRPEILLGQRFDLDTTYGKVAALSLDGSSLKETPVPFELPQEFTVPGSLMADLTGDGKPEVVVVRHGYLSIFAGKKKLYQSSEQMGGSLDSLTYDTNPGSVDLLHRTVNFEVPPAVADIDGDGVLELVALAAEGNSIKIQGLFPSIEKSWVAVVKFRNGLFEKGRLPGDRENPLQGVWAERGRVLVVESRTSSQLKQAGSSYLLQFVFDQKQ